The Streptomyces sp. NBC_00670 genome window below encodes:
- a CDS encoding aldo/keto reductase codes for MQYAKLGTTGLEVSRICLGCMSFGVPARGNHEWTLDEDAARPLIRQALEAGINFLDTANVYSDGTSEEIVGRALKDYARRDEIVLATKVHGRMHEGPNGGGLSRKAIMTEIDQSLRRLGTDYVDLYQIHRFDPQVPVEETMEALHDVVKAGKARYIGASSMYAWQFSKAQYTARLNGWTRFVSMQNHYNLLYREEEREMLPLCADQGVGVLPWSPLARGRLTRDWDEDTARSRTDNFGRTLYPEGDRRIAEAVAAIAAERELPRARIALAWLLHRPTVTAPVVGATRPVHVEDAVAALDVELSEKDLERLEQPYEPHAISGH; via the coding sequence ATGCAGTACGCGAAGCTCGGCACGACAGGTCTCGAGGTGTCCCGGATATGCCTGGGCTGCATGAGTTTCGGCGTGCCCGCGCGCGGCAACCACGAGTGGACCCTCGACGAGGACGCCGCCCGGCCGCTGATCCGCCAGGCCCTGGAGGCCGGGATCAACTTCCTCGACACCGCCAACGTCTACTCCGACGGCACCAGCGAGGAGATCGTCGGCCGCGCCCTGAAGGACTACGCCCGGCGTGACGAGATCGTCCTCGCCACCAAGGTGCACGGCCGGATGCACGAGGGTCCCAACGGCGGCGGACTCTCCCGCAAGGCGATCATGACGGAGATCGACCAGAGCCTGCGCCGCCTCGGCACGGACTACGTCGACCTCTACCAGATCCACCGCTTCGACCCGCAGGTCCCCGTCGAGGAGACCATGGAGGCCCTGCACGACGTGGTGAAGGCGGGCAAGGCCCGCTACATCGGGGCCAGTTCGATGTACGCCTGGCAGTTCTCCAAGGCCCAGTACACGGCCCGGCTGAACGGCTGGACCCGGTTCGTGTCCATGCAGAACCACTACAACCTCCTCTACCGCGAGGAGGAGCGCGAGATGCTGCCGCTCTGCGCCGACCAGGGCGTCGGCGTCCTGCCGTGGAGCCCGCTGGCGCGCGGCCGGCTCACCCGCGACTGGGACGAGGACACCGCCCGCAGCCGCACGGACAACTTCGGCCGCACCCTGTACCCCGAGGGCGACCGCCGCATCGCCGAGGCCGTCGCCGCGATCGCCGCCGAACGCGAGCTGCCCCGGGCCCGGATCGCGCTGGCCTGGCTGCTGCACCGGCCCACGGTGACCGCCCCCGTCGTCGGCGCCACCAGGCCCGTGCACGTCGAGGACGCCGTCGCCGCGCTCGACGTCGAGCTGTCCGAGAAGGACCTCGAGCGCCTGGAGCAGCCGTACGAGCCCCACGCGATCAGCGGTCACTGA